A region from the Nostoc punctiforme PCC 73102 genome encodes:
- a CDS encoding class I SAM-dependent methyltransferase → MSHQVELSEYKQQIADLYSRRSSTYDNGDWHPRIAHRLVEYAHIRPGQQVLDIATGTGMVALEAAQIVGAEGRVIGVDISTGMLEQARRKVAALGLSNVEFQLADAEALDFPLNSFDYIFCSSALIWMSDLVGALRLWYGLLKPKGLLGFHAFADTAFIEGVVAQRVLEKYGVSLLFSKPTGTVEKCQKMLQLAGFSEIEIKSELDGSYISLEKAKGMWIGNASSPVPGQYPNPLLQLTPEQLAQAKVEFDASLSALQTEQGIWNDLTIFYVFGRKPR, encoded by the coding sequence GTGAGCCACCAAGTAGAACTAAGTGAATACAAGCAGCAGATAGCAGATTTATATAGCCGCCGGAGTTCTACTTACGATAACGGTGACTGGCATCCTCGCATTGCTCACCGTTTAGTTGAATATGCACATATTCGTCCTGGACAGCAGGTTTTAGATATTGCAACTGGAACAGGCATGGTGGCACTTGAAGCAGCTCAAATTGTGGGGGCTGAGGGTCGAGTAATTGGAGTCGATATTTCGACTGGGATGCTCGAACAGGCTAGACGAAAAGTTGCCGCATTAGGGTTGAGTAACGTTGAGTTCCAACTTGCAGACGCTGAAGCCTTGGATTTTCCATTGAACAGTTTTGATTACATCTTCTGTTCATCTGCGTTGATTTGGATGTCTGATCTAGTGGGCGCGTTGCGACTATGGTATGGGCTTCTTAAACCAAAAGGTTTACTTGGCTTTCATGCTTTTGCAGACACCGCTTTTATCGAAGGGGTCGTAGCACAGAGGGTACTTGAAAAGTATGGCGTTTCCTTGTTGTTTAGCAAGCCAACTGGAACAGTTGAAAAATGCCAGAAAATGCTCCAACTTGCAGGTTTTTCAGAAATCGAAATTAAATCAGAGCTTGATGGCAGTTACATCAGTTTAGAGAAAGCAAAGGGAATGTGGATAGGTAATGCCTCATCTCCTGTACCCGGACAGTATCCTAATCCCTTATTGCAACTCACACCTGAACAATTGGCACAGGCTAAAGTAGAATTTGATGCTTCCTTGTCGGCACTGCAAACTGAACAAGGAATTTGGAACGATCTCACTATTTTTTACGTCTTCGGACGCAAGCCGAGATAA
- a CDS encoding tyrosine-type recombinase/integrase produces MFPGMRGATERLIRFMVDKISRDACKRIGVEGVSTHLFRRTARAQMSSAGIPLRTIQEISGKSDPKMLQRYKQGHAQALKRKAVSGIGF; encoded by the coding sequence ATGTTTCCAGGTATGCGCGGTGCGACTGAACGCTTGATCCGATTCATGGTAGACAAGATTTCACGAGATGCCTGCAAGCGAATTGGGGTAGAAGGAGTCAGCACTCATTTGTTTAGGCGAACTGCGAGAGCACAGATGTCGAGCGCGGGGATACCTTTGAGAACCATTCAAGAAATCTCTGGTAAGAGCGACCCTAAGATGTTGCAGCGTTATAAGCAAGGTCACGCTCAAGCGCTCAAGCGCAAAGCGGTTTCGGGGATTGGGTTTTAG
- a CDS encoding DUF4351 domain-containing protein codes for MTRFVHDEFAKDYLEELLKPYGEVKSSSKISGEIKEIDVLFTPSVQQTSNLEVLGLLGRFAEFPAILEPFRNAASGDEICDCIQKLLEVKALLRRDAKANKTRLQELDIPKLWVLSPTASPAILSSFNVNQKSGWLPGVYFLGDALRTAIVAIHQLPQTPETLWLRILGRGSVQSQAIVVELSRLPLNHPYKQAALELVYNLRQNLRINQNLESDDRELIMRLEPLYQQDRERAKLEGQQDLIIRLINRRFGEIDAALIERIRELSIEQLEGLVEALLDFSVVADLEVWLNQQAG; via the coding sequence ATGACTCGATTTGTACATGACGAATTTGCCAAAGATTATTTAGAAGAACTGTTAAAACCTTATGGAGAAGTAAAGTCATCATCAAAAATATCAGGAGAGATCAAAGAAATTGATGTGCTATTTACTCCATCAGTACAGCAAACCTCTAATTTAGAGGTGCTAGGGCTGCTGGGAAGATTTGCCGAATTTCCGGCAATATTAGAACCATTTCGCAATGCCGCTTCTGGTGATGAAATTTGTGATTGTATTCAAAAATTATTAGAAGTAAAAGCTCTCTTACGACGAGATGCTAAAGCCAATAAAACCAGACTCCAGGAGTTAGATATTCCGAAACTATGGGTTCTTAGTCCAACTGCATCCCCAGCAATACTATCGAGCTTTAATGTTAATCAGAAATCGGGGTGGTTGCCAGGAGTATACTTTTTAGGTGATGCTCTACGGACAGCAATTGTAGCTATACATCAACTACCGCAAACACCAGAAACGTTGTGGCTAAGAATTCTTGGCAGAGGGAGCGTGCAGTCACAGGCGATTGTGGTGGAATTATCAAGGCTACCATTGAATCACCCATACAAGCAAGCAGCGCTAGAATTAGTTTACAACCTGCGCCAGAATTTAAGAATCAATCAAAATTTAGAATCAGATGACAGAGAGTTAATTATGCGATTAGAACCACTTTATCAGCAAGACCGCGAAAGAGCAAAACTTGAAGGACAACAAGATTTAATTATACGTCTAATAAATCGCCGTTTTGGTGAAATTGATGCAGCGTTGATTGAACGAATTCGAGAATTATCTATTGAGCAATTGGAGGGGTTAGTAGAGGCGTTATTAGATTTTTCTGTAGTGGCGGATTTAGAAGTTTGGTTAAACCAGCAAGCAGGATAA
- a CDS encoding YcxB family protein, with protein MKFEYRLNLNDFKEANQVHAKTRILKYYLILAGVLVLISLVPLLLQGNVSFQEILLSAILPNLFGVAIAYFATHIIRHFLIKHTWDSQPNLRNEISVETTDEGLKITTPLSELKMQWSGYTSWRETPNLFTVYQSRNCLNMFPKRAFISEEEANEFRELLHIKLPNK; from the coding sequence ATGAAATTTGAATACCGTCTCAATCTAAACGACTTCAAAGAAGCGAATCAAGTTCATGCAAAAACAAGAATACTGAAATATTACTTAATTTTGGCTGGAGTTTTAGTATTAATATCTCTAGTTCCCTTATTATTACAAGGGAATGTTTCTTTTCAAGAAATCTTATTAAGTGCGATTTTACCTAATTTGTTCGGAGTAGCTATTGCATATTTTGCTACTCATATCATTCGGCATTTTTTGATTAAGCATACTTGGGATAGTCAACCTAATTTGAGAAATGAAATCAGTGTGGAGACAACTGACGAAGGATTAAAAATTACTACCCCTTTATCCGAATTAAAAATGCAATGGTCTGGTTATACGTCCTGGCGAGAAACTCCAAATTTATTTACTGTTTACCAATCTCGCAACTGCTTAAATATGTTTCCTAAACGGGCTTTTATTAGTGAAGAAGAAGCCAATGAATTTAGAGAATTATTGCATATCAAGTTACCGAATAAATAG